The following coding sequences lie in one Heteronotia binoei isolate CCM8104 ecotype False Entrance Well chromosome 6, APGP_CSIRO_Hbin_v1, whole genome shotgun sequence genomic window:
- the LOC132573438 gene encoding steroid 17-alpha-hydroxylase/17,20 lyase → MMQWFKKEITMVLLVALLLLLALLSFWKIAKGKLEPQFNYPRSLPSLPIIGSLLHLIGHPQLHLFFCRLQQRYGTLYALYMGSHYMVVVNNYIHAKEVLLKKGKIFAGRPRMVTTDLLTRNGKDIAFASYSPVWKFQRKLVHSALSMFGEGTLLLERIICREAASLCKTLTLEQNTSLDMAPELTRAVTNVVCSLCFNSSYHRGDPEFEAMLQYSEGIVDTVAKESLVDIFPWLQFFPNKGLAVLKQCVEKRDQLLQQQFAEHKETFSSESVTDLMGSLLRAKLNMENNNSYHLPGTELTDDHLLMTVGDIFGAGVETTTTVLKWTVLYLLHYPEVQQKIQEELDQKVGFDRYPQLNDRQHLPYLEATISEVLRIRPVSPLLIPHEALADTSIGGYDIPKGARVVINLWSIHHDEKEWDEPGKFNPGRFLDEHGNRLYSPSPSYLPFGAGIRVCVGESLAKMELFLFLSWSLQRFTFSVPEGEILPAPEGKFGVVLQVPKFKVKATLREAWRGLVIEQ, encoded by the exons ATGATGCAGTGGTTCAAGAAG GAGATAACCATGGTTCTTCTGGTTGCCTTGCTCCTGCTGCTGGCTCTCCTATCTTTCTGGAAGATAGCAAAGGGGAAGCTAGAACCCCAGTTCAACTACCCCAGAAGCCTGCCTTCACTGCCAATCATTGGCAGTCTGTTGCATCTTATTGGACACCCCCAGCTCCACCTTTTCTTTTGCAGATTGCAACAGAGGTATGGCACTCTCTATGCTCTCTATATGGGCTCCCACTATATGGTGGTGGTCAATAACTACATCCATGCTAAGGAAGTGCTGCTTAAGAAAGGAAAGATCTTCGCTGGGAGGCCCCGTATG GTCACCACAGACTTGCTGACAAGGAATGGGAAAGACATTGCCTTCGCCTCTTACAGCCCTGTCTGGAAATTTCAGCGCAAGTTAGTGCATTCTGCACTTTCCATGTTTGGGGAAGGCACTCTGCTCCTGGAAAGAATCA TCTGTCGAGAAGCAGCATCTCTGTGCAAAACACTGACTTTGGAACAGAATACTTCCCTGGACATGGCACCTGAATTGACACGTGCTGTTACTAATGTGGTGTGTTCCCTTTGCTTCAACTCATCTTACCATCGTGGAGACCCCGAGTTTGAGGCCATGCTCCAGTACAGTGAAGGCATTGTAGACactgtggccaaggagagccttgTGGATATCTTCCCTTGGCTTCAG TTCTTTCCCAACAAGGGCTTGGCTGTGCTGAAGCAGTGTGTGGAAAAGAGAGACCAGCTCCTACAACAGCAGTTTGCTGAACATAAA GAAACATTCAGTAGTGAATCAGTCACTGACTTAATGGGCTCACTCCTGAGAGCCAAGCTGAACATGGAGAACAACAACAGCTATCATTTGCCTGGGACAGAATTGACAGATGACCACCTGCTCATGACTGTGGGTGACATCTTTGGGGCTGGTGTCGAGACCACCACTACTGTGCTGAAGTGGACTGTGTTGTATCTTCTGCACTACCCAGAG GTGCAGCAGAAGATCCAAGAGGAACTTGATCAGAAAGTAGGCTTTGATAGATATCCCCAACTCAATGACCGGCAGCACTTGCCTTACTTGGAGGCCACCATTAGTGAGGTTTTGCGTATCCGCCCTGTCTCTCCACTTCTTATCCCACATGAAGCACTGGCAGATACAAG CATTGGGGGGTATGACATCCCTAAAGGAGCTCGAGTTGTGATCAATCTGTGGTCTATTCACCATGATGAGAAAGAATGGGATGAACCAGGGAAATTTAATCCAG GTCGTTTTCTGGATGAACATGGGAACAGACTCTACTCTCCTTCACCTAGCTACCTACCCTTTGGAGCTGGTATTCGAGTCTGCGTGGGAGAATCACTGGCCAAGATGGAGCTTTTCCTCTTTCTGTCTTGGAGCTTGCAAAGATTCACATTCAGTGTTCCTGAAGGCGAAATACTTCCTGCACCAGAGGGAAAATTTGGGGTTGTACTTCAGGTACCCAAGTTCAAGGTGAAGGCCACACTGCGGGAAGCTTGGCGGGGCCTGGTAATAGAGCAGTGA